A region from the Salifodinibacter halophilus genome encodes:
- a CDS encoding hybrid sensor histidine kinase/response regulator, with product LVSREQLRSLEGRQYFELSGREIGLVSARQVLEGGDGATAGAQLPVVVIGGAHGEHLYGLAVDRFGSVVELVVQALDPRLGKVKDIAAGALLDDGTPVL from the coding sequence CGCTGGTCTCGCGCGAGCAATTGCGCTCGCTCGAGGGCCGGCAGTATTTCGAACTCAGCGGCCGCGAGATCGGCCTGGTGTCGGCGCGGCAGGTGCTGGAAGGCGGCGACGGCGCCACCGCCGGCGCGCAGCTGCCGGTGGTGGTGATCGGCGGCGCCCACGGCGAGCATCTGTACGGGCTGGCGGTGGACCGCTTCGGCAGCGTGGTCGAACTGGTGGTGCAGGCGCTCGACCCGCGCCTGGGCAAGGTCAAGGACATCGCCGCCGGCGCCCTGCTCGACGACGGCACGCCGGTGCT